GGCCACCTCGACGTCATGAAGAACCTGGCGCGGGTGCTCACCGACGAAGACCTCCGACAAACGCTCCTCAACGCAACCACCTCCGCGGACATCGTGTCCGCACTCTCACCGAAGGAATGACAGACATGAAGATTCTCGCAGTGTGCAGCACCGGCCTCGGTTCCAGCTTCATGACCAGGCTCAACATCGAAAAGGCCGTCAAGGAACTCGGCGCGGACGGCGTCGAGGTCGAACATGCCGACCTCGGGTCGGTCTCCCCCGGCTCGGCCGACGTCATCTTCGTCGGACGCGACATCTACGAGGCCGCGTCCGGCCTAGGCGACGTCGTCTCCCTGGACAGTCTCATCGACATGGACGAGATCCGCACCAAGACCGCCGAGGCGTTGACGCGGCACGGCGTGCGCTTCTCCGGCGAGGGGTGAGTCCGCCATGAACGGAGTACTCGAACTCCTCCTGGACATCTTCCGGGAGCCGTCCGTCATCGTCGCCCTCATCGCACTGATCGGCCTGTCCGTGCAGCGCAAGAAGGGCAGCGACATCATGAAGGGGACGATCAGGACGCTGGTCGGCTTCCTCGTCCTCGCCGCCGGTGCCGGGGTGGTCAGCGGTTCCCTGGAGCCGTTCGGCGACATGTTCCAGGAGGCCTTCAACGTCCAGGGCGTGGTCCCGAACAACGAGGCCATCGTGGGCACGGTGCTGGTGACCTACGGGTCTATCGCCGCGTTGATCTTCTTCTTCGGCATGATCGTCAACGTCCTGTTGTCGATGACCTCGACGTTCAAGTACATCTACCTCTCGGGCCACGTTGCGTTCTACATGGCCGCGATGATCGCGGTGATCTTCAAGGTCGCCGGCTTCGCCGACTGGGAGGCCGTCCTGTGGGGCTCGATCGCCCAGGGCCTGATCGTCACTGTCTCCCCTGCCCTGGTGCAGCCGTTCATGAAGCGGGTCACCGGCACCGACGACGTCGCCCTCGGGCACACCGGTGGCGCGGGTATCGCCCTGAGCGGCCTGGTCGCCACCGTCACCCGCAGCAAGAAGCACCCGTCGAAATCGACGGAGGACCTGAACCTGCCGTCCGGGCTGGGCTTCCTGCGGGACACCACGGTGATCACCGCCCTGTCGATGGGCTTGATCTATCTGATCGTGGCCTTGTTCGCCGGGTCCGGGTACATCGAGGACAACCTCAGCGACGGCACGAACTACATCGTCTTCGCACTGATGCAGGGCGCGACGTTCTCCGCGGGTGTGTTCATCATCCTCGCCGGCGTGCGCGTGGTGTTGGGCGAGATCGTCCCGGCGTTCAAGGGCATCAGCGAGCGCCTGGTGAAGGACGCCAAGCCGGCGCTGGACGTGCCGATCACCTTCACTTTCGCGCCGAATGCGGTGCTCATCGGTTTCCTGTCGAGTTTCGTCGGCGGGCTGCTGGGCATGGGCATCATGGCGATGGCCGGCACGACGATCGTGGTGCCCGGCGTGATCGCGCACTTCATGACCGGTGGCGCGTCCGGCGTGATCGGCAACGGTGTCGGTGGCCGGCGGGGCGCAGTGCTCGGCGCCTTCGTCAACGGCCTGGCCATCACGTTCCTGCCGCTGTGGCTGCTGCCTGTCCTCGGCGACGTGGGACTGTCGGACTCGACGTTCTCCGACGCCGACTTCGGTGTGGCGGGTCTGTTCCTCGGCTATCTGAACCAGGGTGGTGGTCAGACGGCCATCATCATCGGCCTGGTTGCCGCGGTGCTGGTGACCTACGCAGCGTCGTTCATGATCGGGCGACGGGGGCAGAAGGTGGACGTGGATGGTGCCGAGGAGGCGTCAGCGGAGTCTTCGGAAGCTGCGAAGTAGACGTCTCTTCCGCATCTGCAGGCAATGCCTGTACCCCTGCCACTGACGCGTCATCTGCGGCAGATGCCACTGCCTTCGGCGGCAAGGGTCAGCCGAGCGTTCCACACTGTCGTAACAATGACAGTGCAACCTCCCTGCCATTACAGAAGTCGGAGGTACTTCTTCCTTGCCCGCATGCAATGAATGAGCTCTTCGGTACCGTCGTCCCACAAGAGCACGACAACTTCCAGCAGTCTGCCGCTGCTATCGAAACCGAGACGCAGTACCCTCTGAGGATTCTCGTCGTCCAACCTCATGACAAGCACCGGCCAGGTAGCAGCCTCAATACCGTCCGTCTCAGAAATACCGTGTTTGAGCGCGGACGGCCGAACAATCATGCGGAACGGGCCCAGTCGCTCAGGGCAGCGCGAATCGCCTCTGAACGGTTGAGGTGTTCCTTGTCCGCCCGCTTCATCACTGCATCAAGCTCGGCGTCAGTGAGTCGCACGGGGACGACTCTGGAAGCCTCACTGCCGCGCGCTGGACGTCCGATGATCCGCTTCTGAAGCTCCTCGACGTCGTATCCCTCTTCTGCCTCGGCAACCCAGGCATCAACCTGTTCTTCAGAGACCTCTTCACCATGCATCTTCCTCATCATGGTCACTATCGTAATACGGAAGTAGTGGAACGGCTAGGGTTCACTGACGCATCGACGACGAGAACAAGCGACCACTCGTGGATCATCCTGCTTACCGGGACGCCGCAGCGTCTTCTCCGCATCAGAACATGCTCGTCCACGACGGACCACCTAGATAGCGGAATCCCACTGGCCTACGCCGACTATCCCACGGTCTCCCGAGTCGATGACGCGACACTTTCGACCCAGCACCACTGGCCGCGCGAAGGCGAATCGGACGCAACGGTGAAGAAGTCGCAATATCAGGCGAGACCCCCCTTGTGACCGTGAAGAAGGACGCCACGCACGATCCTGAGGAAAATCTCCTACTTCGCCGACGAAACTAGTGTCGAGACAGTAAGGTCCGGCATCAGCCGACCTACCACCGACGGCGGTCCCGTCCGTTCACCGTCACAGTTAACACGAAAGTCACCGATGGATCCCCTGCATCACCACATTACCAATTATCTCCGAAATATCCAGACCCGGTCAAATCTGCAGGACTACGAGTTCACCTCCGAGGAGAAGTTCGCGAGCATCACTCTCGAGACTCTACGTTCCGGGACACTGCCATACGACGTCACCACCCGCTTCATCCAGAAATCCTCGGCGGGCAAGAAGCCGAAACCGGTCGACGTGGTGGTCTCATTGGTCACCTTGCAGATCAGAGGCAGAAAGGAGGGGCTCCTGCTTCTCCCCGCCTCCCTCGATGAGAATGGGACACTGACAGCGGACCTCACGTCCTCTGAACCGTGGATCCCGGCCAGTCGGCTCACCACGCCAGGTATTCCCGCCAGCGGAGTAACGGTCGG
The genomic region above belongs to Corynebacterium glyciniphilum AJ 3170 and contains:
- a CDS encoding PTS sugar transporter subunit IIB gives rise to the protein MKILAVCSTGLGSSFMTRLNIEKAVKELGADGVEVEHADLGSVSPGSADVIFVGRDIYEAASGLGDVVSLDSLIDMDEIRTKTAEALTRHGVRFSGEG
- a CDS encoding PTS ascorbate transporter subunit IIC, with protein sequence MNGVLELLLDIFREPSVIVALIALIGLSVQRKKGSDIMKGTIRTLVGFLVLAAGAGVVSGSLEPFGDMFQEAFNVQGVVPNNEAIVGTVLVTYGSIAALIFFFGMIVNVLLSMTSTFKYIYLSGHVAFYMAAMIAVIFKVAGFADWEAVLWGSIAQGLIVTVSPALVQPFMKRVTGTDDVALGHTGGAGIALSGLVATVTRSKKHPSKSTEDLNLPSGLGFLRDTTVITALSMGLIYLIVALFAGSGYIEDNLSDGTNYIVFALMQGATFSAGVFIILAGVRVVLGEIVPAFKGISERLVKDAKPALDVPITFTFAPNAVLIGFLSSFVGGLLGMGIMAMAGTTIVVPGVIAHFMTGGASGVIGNGVGGRRGAVLGAFVNGLAITFLPLWLLPVLGDVGLSDSTFSDADFGVAGLFLGYLNQGGGQTAIIIGLVAAVLVTYAASFMIGRRGQKVDVDGAEEASAESSEAAK
- a CDS encoding ribbon-helix-helix protein, CopG family; this translates as MMRKMHGEEVSEEQVDAWVAEAEEGYDVEELQKRIIGRPARGSEASRVVPVRLTDAELDAVMKRADKEHLNRSEAIRAALSDWARSA